TGGAGGATGATGGTTTAATCAGCTTATTCTCTCCTTTTGGTGAAATTGTGATGGCTAAGGTTATTAAGGACCGGGTCTCTGGTCTGAGTAAAGGTTATGGGTTTGTGAAGTATGCTGATGTCCAGCAGGCTAACAATGCAATTGCTAGCATGAATGGTCACAGACTGGATGGAAGAACTATTGCAGTGAGAGTCGCAGGTAAACCTCCTCAGCCTACTGTGCCTCCAGGCCCTCCTGCTCCACCTGTGCCAACATATCCATCTCCAAACCAGCCTGTTGGGGCCTACCCCTCCCAGCAGTACAATGCGGGTGGTCCTATTGGAAGTGCACCTCCTGGCGGCTATACTGGGGCTCCCGTTCCTTGGGGACCACCTGTACCTCCTTCATATTCTCCTTATCCCCCTCCCCCTCCAGGATCAGCTATGTACCCCCCAGTTCCAGGTCAACCTGTTCCTCAATATGGAGTGCAATATCCTCCTCCGCCGATGCCTCCTGGTTCTTCTGGTGTCCCAACACAGACTGTTTCTTCTACTGATACACAACAACATTATGCATCATCTGCTGAGACTCAGCAGAATTACCCACCTGGAGTGCAATCTCAGAGTAGCGCACCTGTTCAATCAGTTCCAACCTATGTCTATGGGAATTCAGTGACTTCAATGCCACCAAGTTCGCAGGTCCCATACCCAACACCTCCATATAGCTATCCACCTTATTATGGTGCTGTTCCACCTCCCCCTCCTCCAGCTATGCCGCAGTCAACCGCGGACCCTTCACAAAGCCTGAACAATGTTCCTTGGGCATCAAATCCACCAGTGCCTCCTCCACCTTCATCATCGGCTGAGAAGAGCAGCTACACAGACACtgaatatgaaaaattcatGGCAGAAATGAAATGATGATGTGATTGGTTGATGAGTGGTAAGCATACTATTCCTTTACTTAaccaattattataaaaattcatgcTATTCTATTTTCACTATCATAtcactttaaaatttatatttttttcacagtGATATTCTTTTCCCTCTAAGAGGCAGATTATAATTTAGTGCCTGAGGTTGCCTAAGGATGTATTGTTGTTGACCCAAATAGCAGTGTGCATTCTAGGATCAAGATACGTGTTATGGGGGTCAGAGGGTTCTAGAGTGATTAGAAAATTGCAAAAGGAGATGAAAATTCTCATGAttgacatttaaaattaatgctATTCAGTTACTAGATTGTGCTGATGAAACTGAGTCTTGACAGTAAACTTACCATGAAAAGCAAGTGTAGAACTAATAGATCAttctaatgaaaatataaGCATCCAATTGGAGAAGTTCATTTTACTTGTTGAAAAAGTGCTTACTGCAGAATAACAAATGAAACCTGAATTATTTATCTTGGAGAGATTGGATACCATATGAATGACAAGTCTATTCTCCTTTGTGGGTAGTGAAACGATTATTCTGCTTGCAAGGATAACTGATGCCTGACAATCGGATGGCTATGACCGTTTTCTTTGAGACATAGCCGTGTCTACCTGGTCAAACTGGAACCTCttaattataaactaaaatgaCTTTTGGTGGAAAAAGAAAGCACAATAACATGCTTGAATGCTGTGCAGTCTgtggataatatttttgtctctTCCTCATGTAAAATGTTTTGTGAGTCTGTGCAGATAGCCATAATGTGACTGATACAACTATCTATGTTGTCAGTGGGGACCTTCTCTACCACTTTTTGGAGTCTCGGCCTCCTTTGAGCTCATATTtctgttgatattaatttatcatgcATGCTTTCACTTTTAAGTAGCTTTCTAATgattatttaacaaatcatAACACATGTTTCTTTTGTCATTATGTAATATCTTGACAGGCTGTTTGTTGGAGCACTTGTCATCCTGATTTCTTATCTCTTGCCATGATTTACTTGTTGGAAGTTTGGGACTCACATAACCTTGCTGTACTGTTACATTTGCAGAGAGTTGCGATAAAGTCTTCATTCAGCCATGTGTTGTTCTACCGGTTCACGAATTAATCTGTTGATTATCCCTTTTGTAGGACAATTTCTATCTTTTGGACGGTTATATCTGCTTTAGAGTCTGGTTTTCTTGAATTCAATTTACATTAtatgtttgaaattttcagTCTCTTCTGCTGACCTTTGTGCTGACAGTCTCACAATTACTCATGTACTTGTCTGCTTTGTTTTCTCCTAACgttctcttattttttgttttgcattttctgTTCCTTGTTATTATGACTATTCTTAGTGGTTGTAGCTCCCTACTCTGAAATCATGCTGATGCTTGCCTCTACGAATCTAAATCAAGGTGAGCCCAACTTGGATTTTGAGGCCACAGGTGGTATGTTTAATCTGACAATTTAATATTGAGCTTGTCTTCTGAtttcagtttatttttttccactcTGATGCCGTCTCCTAGTTTATTTATGGCAGGTGGTGTGATTGTGCTGGGATAATCTTACGTGTGTCTATTGAGACTTGCTTATAATGCTTTTTGCCTTGACACTAGGCTTCCCACCTCCCTCCCTCCTTAGTTGTCTGAGTTTTTTCTTGGTAGTTTGAGGGATTCCTAATGATGGGATATGTGCCCGTAGTAAATAGAGGGAAGTTGTATATATTTCTGTTACATACTGGAACAGAATATTTACATAGTTCTCGACTGGATCAGGTCGCACTTAAAGATAAAAACTGTTTTTCACATctctttttcataatttagcaCTTTCCTATGGTTGCCTTTTGGTGAGCATTTAAATTATCCTTGAAAACTCTGTCCAACCAATTTCTATTTTAGGATTTGTCTGAAGTACAGTCCAAGCTGGCCCCTTTACGGCAAAGGGAAATGGGAAGGACTTTGTTGGGGTGATTACATGCTTGTCTAATGATTGTGTTTGCTTGCGTGTTGGGTTTTCGAATAACTTGTGCACTACTGAGGACATGACTATGGAGTTGGGTTTGCATGTTCCCTTTTTCATTTACAATGTTCATGGTTGGCTTGTTTGTGGAATAATGTGGTTTCTTGCGCCTCTGTTGGGCAATCTTCTCCTGTTCGTGATGTTTTGACTTGAGAGGTCTTCCCCCTGCTTGTCTGAATATGCAGGTTTGTGGTGATTTTGTGTTTATCCTATGACCTACTGGCACAAGTATGGCTTATGTTTAGTTCTattttagagggtgtttggctaagttcAAAAGCTCCTCAAAACATGTTATAAGATGTTTAAGAGCTTTTAAGATGTTACAaattttttggcattttcttatactagtttataaaatttcaaaataatttttatcctatacaagtacaaaaaagtaaaataccTTTTTTTGTAACAACTTATAgacctaattaataattcattggGGAAAAGTAATCTTATCATTTTGCTACAACTACCTCCTTTGAAATTTGGCATagttacaattattttaatgttattataaatacacctTGATCTTAAAGTTCGTAAATGAGGGTATTCTGTTAGTTTTTGTCAGgctttcatcttttttttagtCGAACTTATCAAAtgctcttttatattataaattaaagtcttgtatatattttaaaatatttttttgaattggtATTCGATGGAATATGTATTTCATCCATCCTAAaaggtttttatatttttaaataatttttctaattttataaagttttgaCAAGTGTAAAGTAGTAATATTCACTTAACCATTTAGGGATAGGAATTACATATCTTTTTATGTCAAATAGCCTAATATTTTAAGCTCTAAGATGTTAATTTACCCAAATGGTttggaaatttattttttataaaacctAACTTGTATGTTGTTTAAACTGTAGGGATTATGTTTAACGAAGTTCAGTCAAACACCCTTAGTTGGATAAAGACGAGTGAGAATGGGTCAGTTCCAGACCTTtcctttgaaaaaatattgttaaaagaTGTTAATCTTCAGATACCCCCAGGTCTTCAATTACAACCTGAATATAGGCCGGATGTTCTCTTCTGTTCTTTGATTGAGATATTTAAGACAGTCGGACTAGAATCGCATGCGACTAAGGATTTGGTCGTTCTGTGTTGGGAAGGAATTGTAGAGAATAATGGTAAGGGAACTTGATTAAAATATGTCATTTCCTCGTCCTTAAAAGGGAAAGAcgcacaaaaagaaaaataaggatCGGGCTAGATTACCTTTTGGTCCCATTAAGAAGGCATATTTACTTATTAGTCCCACACTTCATGTAATTTCTCTTTTGGTcccattttattataaaatgttttcaAATTAGTTTTCCGTAATTTTTGTCGTCAATTTTTACACGATAGAAGTGGTCAAATGGTAGTCTAATCACTGTTGGAGGCGACTCCagatgaaatttcaaaataatatttcaaaataatagcATATTCATGTTCATTTGGggaaaaaatagagaatatgTATGGTTATAAATTGTATTGtttaaaattgtacaaatagaaaagccaaaaaaatgattataatagTTGAATATACAAAgacaacataattaaattgatatttgaccACTTCTGtcgttaaaaattaatgattggAATTACGGAGGATTAacttaaaaactttttttaataaaatgggactaaaacaaaaatttcataaagcgTGGGACTAATAATGATATGTACATTCTTTATtggatcaaaaatataatttaacctaAGGATCAACAATAACACCTAAGAGGGTAACAGCTTATTACTCTGAAAACTAGTGTGTTCATGGTCATGCTGACCGTTCGATCACACTTCAAAGACACGAGACATATGAGAAGCAAAGGTGAGCAACTGTCAGGTCGGCTAATTGTAATTATGCATTGTGGGCTCGTGTTATGACCACTATTAAGAGGACAACGATGGAGAGGAATAAGGATGTTTTCAGCTTTCCCTCTAGACCATCTGTATTCTCATCTTTCTTCTCTCCATTTGGGGGATGGAAAGCATCGTTCACGACCTTTGTGATTATGTCGATCAGTTGCATTATCTTTGCCTTAGCACGGATAAGAAGCCAACTCAGGATGTCCTTCACCGGGTTGGTCCCATCATGGCCTTTGCCTGGGCTTTCCCCTAGTAAATTGTCAGCTGATCAAATAGAgttgaataaaatgaaaagtcaGATGGAAGGATCACTTTTAAAGTACTCCTGTCACACATGCATAGATGCAATCCTCCGACATATTGCTAATAGATTGTTTTCTATTAGAGTACTTGGAAGACAAACCTTGAGTGATTGAACCTCTGAGTTCCTTTACCATCTCATTGTTCAACACAGCATCCCAGACCGCCTTATCAGACGATAATGAGACAACCATTCTCTGCACAAGATAAGAAACATGATAGGAGAACATATTATTAGAGAGCACCCTCAAGTTGAATCATGGCAATCCAACAACACATCCACAGTATTCAGAAACAAAGCATCTGGTGTATTTATTGAAACTTTAGATTGTTTCCGTCTACTTTGAATAAGTTTTTCTGCTTTCCATCTCCCCCGCTGTCAATATTGCAATCCTTACGAGTTTTCAAGAGAATATTAAGTGTTAAAAGTCTCTAATTTGATGCGTCTCAAAACGTCAGGAAGTTAACATATGCAGCCCTCTGAAGATCCAAGCGTAGAATCTATTAATACTGGGAAAGCACCTGAATAGAAGGTTCAGTCTGCAACAAATGGAAGGCATCATACACTCTATCTGATCCATAAGTCTGAAACATTCTTGAATTGCGGAGATGCAGTGGGGGTTCAACCCAGTCTTTCTCAAACTCTGACAAAGGAACTCTCTTCTCAGAACCTAATGGACTGGTAATCTCATCTACTACACCCCTTTCTGAATCCTCAGCAAGTTTTCCACCTGGGAAATGCGTAGATGAAGGCCCAACGACCCTGGAGATAAGAATAactcagaaaaaaaatttgatcaatattTGTAAAGCTTAAATGTTTATTTGTTGAAACAAATGAGGGGACAGAAAACGAGATAGTAATAAGGCAAACGCAGACTTATTCAAATGTGATCAGCGAACCATATTGATTACTAGTGACCTGTATCGGGAGGTTCAAATGAACCACAGACCATGAGAGAGCATATCTAACCACATGGTATGATGATAGAATTCCAAACTCAAATAGGATGTATAAGCTTAAAATCTTCAACAAATGAGCATACTATTCCGCTCCACCAAGTAGGAGGCCAAGAATGGCAGCATTCCTGAACAAAATAAGTAGCAaacttcattttgaatttcgTACAGATGCAAGAATACATCCCAAATTACTCTTTCTACTTCATCTGAGAATATGAGGTCCTCGTATTCTTTTTCGTCCACCAGCACCTAAAACCAGATATTCTTGCTCCCTCCCTGAGTGATAACCTCTATAGGATCAACCATCTATATTCCTGCATGTTGCTTGAAACCTCTGCATCCAGAATCATGAATGAAATCTTGCTATTTATCATGAAATCTTTTGGCTTggtgttctctctctctctcttattctttttaagaCTCGCGCACCCAACACCGTACACACCCAAAGGTTTGAATACGAGACGTCTAGTAAGAAAGCCTTATGCTTGAAGCATTGGTTTTGAAGTATTTTTAGATCTCGAGagagtaattatatatagaaatgtTGCTAATCCATGAAAGAATTACCAACACACTCCGTAtatattagggataattacattttcctccccttaagtttggtgtaattacacgtaaactccCTATGATTtaggaaattacatctagcactcttgtgtttgttttcatctaacacttatttattagacagaagCAACTTCATGGTGCTAGATGTAtgtgttagacggaagcaaacctcatggtgctagatgtaatttctcaaatcatatgaggtctaaatataattagactaaaaaaatttcgaaaaaaagaagtgtaattatcgctatatattaaatggaatAGTGGATAGGAtagatatttaaatatcaaatccaaTCCATCAACTTCTGCAGCAACTCGTAAAACAAGGGACGATCCATGGAGACAACTcctcttaatatttatttcaacatTCATGTATAGAAATAAGcggataaaaatataatcttgaACCCTCTGTAGAATAATTCTGTTCTATCGCATTAAATTGCCCCAACTCCCACTACAacataatataaatcaataaaataacaatacaaAAGATTCGAAACTCACTGTTGAAGAGCAGAAACTGCATGCTGCACTTCATCTCTAGATGGGACAGTTCCAAAGACAAGATCTTCATAAAAAACAGAAGCCCTTCCATCCTCACTCGCATCAACACACTCCCACTCCGAATCATGAGGTGCAGGAGAACCCCCCCAAGAGGGTGTATCTGCACCCGAAGTAGGTAGATTTTTCAGTGATGAAAAAGCGGTTGTCCCGTTATTACTACTCCCACTACCATTagcagaagaagaggaagaaagcGTTAAAGCAGTGTTTGGAGATGTGGGTCGATTTCTGTCGAAGCTTTTcgcttttcttgaatttgcgCTAGcaatggtggtggtggtgttgGCTGAAGGCGAAAAGGGCTCCGGCGGCGCACCGCCGACAACCCTCCTAACTGTTCTGATAATGCCACCACCTCCGCCGGTACCTCCGCCCATTCCTCCGCCGCCGCCACCACCAAATGACCTCCGCATGTTCTTATCTGTAAAGACTCAATCTTTGTTGGTATTTATGGATATGGATAATGCGGTAGTTCCTGCACTCATCAGCTGCTTTGAGTCGCTGTTCGATTTAGATTTTTAAGGCAGAGCAGATTTGTATGCATTCGAGGTGAAAGTTTACGGACGTGGAGAAATTGCGACGTGTTGCTTTATacatttttgtgaattttctcaattatatatcggtttcttgaaaataaaaattgaaagcttctttttttgtttattattcgAATATCATAGTCCCTTTATCCGATGAttaaacaaacttttttttttctcttatatgtttttatttggacgggcaaaattcaaataaatatatttatttttacatttatatttttaattcatagttCATTtaaaactctatttttttaaatttaaaaatttattcaaaacagtcaaaaaacaaagataatttatataatgataataaccTTTTTTGAGAATATATGCATGGTTTTAAAAAAGTAGGGTGGCTATGTAAATGAATACAGATATCTTTTTATCGGTGTATacgtaattattcaaaaaatatgtataattatataaataaaccacaaacTATAagtttaaatcaaattattactaattcttttatttttttcaaaatttcaaaaatatacttGCCAAGGAAATCCAGTACGCTTGTTGGGCTATGCCCTTCCAAATTACAATTGGTCTgtgtaattgtaataatagtaTGGGCTAAGGCTTTATATTTACATGTAGAAAGCCCAAATCTTGTAATAACTTAACCCAATTTTAAAGCTATATAACGGATTAGCCCAAATGATAAAATAGGTTACACAGGCTGTACATCTGACCCCGCCCAACAGAGCCCGACGCCTTGCTATAAGGGCAATTACGTAATattctgttttctttcttttaaaggACTATCTTGCCCTTCGATTTgcctctcatttttttaaatgactACCTTGGCTGAGTTGTGATGTCAGATCATTTATGTACGATTTGAATTATATGATCCGTTGTGAATATTTGCATCCACCatattttggatttgattCTCACTATTAATAAGTATCTTATAGgggtaattaaatttttacttttttttattataatttatttacataaattatttttatttttaaaaaaatatgcatacatCTATCAGAAATGTAAAATGGtcacaataaattaatctttttttttttaaattacacatCAATCCACATGAATTTCGAcaatattacacaaattactcGTATTTTTTAGCTGGTATGAgtggtttctgtaattatagaaaagacaagaataatcaatataaatagatcatagattaggatgtaaatataattattcataatttatgaCTGAGCTCAACTTGGGAGCCTCAAAGTGTATCCGAACTAGTAGTTACAACAGATTTTTGTGgagtttttcataattataaataccctttcgttatttgaaaaacttacaaatacccttttgaaattaaaaattgtctAGTAAATATTATCTCGCAACAACTCATTGTTGGAAGATATCTATTAGAAGATcgttgattttataaaaatatttataaatttttaaaaaaatataaaaaaatatttgtaattgtcaCGAATATCAAAAgagaatattttgtaattttaactaaaaaaaagctaatttagaaaaataattataggaGCAAGCACCAAAATATTAGAGCTCAAAAGAGCAACAGAACGCAGTGCCTTTCACGCGCGTGGTGGGGCCCTGGTGCTGCAACCGGGGGGGAAGTCACGCCTATCACGCGAGCGAGTGTGGGAAGGCACGTGAAAAAAGTATGGGTCATAACTTAATAAGTGGGCCTTTTTATCATGGGTTGATGAAGGGGACTAAGGAGACAAAAAGTGCTATTGGGCCCACCAAAACTGGGCCCACACTCCACTTTCGGCCTTTTGCCCTTCTGCTGTTGCCCAATCATCTATCTATGTTCTTCCTCCACTGCCCCTACCCCCTGCAGTCTTTCTCATAAACTCATAAGGGGTATTATGGGGATTTAAGCATAATTGACAACATAGGCATTCAAGAAAGGCTAAAACCTCACATACTGTATTTTAATTCGCagtcatatattaaaaaaacattaagcaaattaattatagtttaatAAAGATTAATAAAGTTAATCTCAACCCTATATCACCTAGATAAGTCTCATCTCCCaaagtttgaataattttttcacatttgtcatatttgtttgacttgaGGGGTATTCTTTATATTAGGATTATTAGGTGATGGATTCAATTTTTACACTAGTTgtagatatataaaatttaatatatctctcaaattttgtatttgtatgAAGTTAGAGCGGATGATACCTCGCGCAATGGAGCACTAGTCATGAGCACATCATTTGGTGTTGTTTGTTGGAACGAGGTCATATGTCCCGTTCCAAGTCCACTGTCTGGAGGATTGATAATGTAGTCAAGCGCCTCAAATTGATTACAAACAAGGAGCTTCAGTGAGTGGTTTATAGGCCACAAGGCTCCTCTCACTAGTCAGATACATTTTCTGGACAAATTCGTGAAACTTCTAAAAAGTTAGAGGTGACAATATTTAGTGTGAGAAGATACCAAATCATAAACCGCATTAATATTTAGATTGTAtgttaaatacaataatgtCATATATGTACAATAGTGGTGggtataatttcaattttaagttGATTATGCATCAAGGAAAATCAAGAGTTTATTGGTAGAAACTACCCACCAGACCACTCCAAAcatgtaattatgcaaaattgTGTACAATTTGGGAAGCAAAGAAATGTGTGGATATTAATGATTGTCAGTCTTGAAAAGCAGCCTTCTTCTTATCATAAATGCACTTTAACAATTTAAACAATGATGCAAAGTGAATGCCCATCATTTCAAAGCTCTCtgccatatatataaaaagcacccacaaaatttaatatct
This Sesamum indicum cultivar Zhongzhi No. 13 unplaced genomic scaffold, S_indicum_v1.0 scaffold00128, whole genome shotgun sequence DNA region includes the following protein-coding sequences:
- the LOC105179211 gene encoding uncharacterized protein LOC105179211 isoform X2, encoding MRRSFGGGGGGGMGGGTGGGGGIIRTVRRVVGGAPPEPFSPSANTTTTIASANSRKAKSFDRNRPTSPNTALTLSSSSSANGSGSSNNGTTAFSSLKNLPTSGADTPSWGGSPAPHDSEWECVDASEDGRASVFYEDLVFGTVPSRDEVQHAVSALQQVVGPSSTHFPGGKLAEDSERGVVDEITSPLGSEKRVPLSEFEKDWVEPPLHLRNSRMFQTYGSDRVYDAFHLLQTEPSIQRMVVSLSSDKAVWDAVLNNEMVKELRGSITQGESPGKGHDGTNPVKDILSWLLIRAKAKIMQLIDIITKVVNDAFHPPNGEKKDENTDGLEGKLKTSLFLSIVVLLIVVITRAHNA
- the LOC105179211 gene encoding uncharacterized protein LOC105179211 isoform X1, with protein sequence MRRSFGGGGGGGMGGGTGGGGGIIRTVRRVVGGAPPEPFSPSANTTTTIASANSRKAKSFDRNRPTSPNTALTLSSSSSANGSGSSNNGTTAFSSLKNLPTSGADTPSWGGSPAPHDSEWECVDASEDGRASVFYEDLVFGTVPSRDEVQHAVSALQQVVGPSSTHFPGGKLAEDSERGVVDEITSPLGSEKRVPLSEFEKDWVEPPLHLRNSRMFQTYGSDRVYDAFHLLQTEPSIQRMVVSLSSDKAVWDAVLNNEMVKELRGSITQADNLLGESPGKGHDGTNPVKDILSWLLIRAKAKIMQLIDIITKVVNDAFHPPNGEKKDENTDGLEGKLKTSLFLSIVVLLIVVITRAHNA